The following are encoded in a window of Bacillus xiapuensis genomic DNA:
- the qoxB gene encoding cytochrome aa3 quinol oxidase subunit I, whose protein sequence is MKWDEFFVTGEPMIYAAMASIVLVSVAIVAGLTYFKKWGYLWNEWLTTVDHKKIGVMYIIAALLMLFRGGVDALLMRAQTAVPENGLLNAQHYNEIFTTHGLIMILFMAMPFIIGLMNVVIPLQIGARDVAFPRLNAVSFWLFFFGAMLLNISFVIGGSPDAGWTAYFPLAGPEFSETVGNNYYSISLQIAGLGTLMTGINFIVTILKMRAPGMTLMKMPMFTWSVLITNVIIVFAFPVLTVALALMMLDRQFGTQFFSMANGGMDMLWANLFWVWGHPEVYIVILPAFGIYSEIISAFARKNLYGYKSMVASMVVISMLSFLVWAHHFYTMGHGAMVNNVFSITTMAIAIPTGVKIFNWLFTLRKGKITFTTPMLYSLAFIPIFTIGGVTGVMLAMASADYQYHNTMFLVAHFHYVLIPGTVFAVIAGFHFWFPKVFGFRLNERLGKLGFWLIAVSFNVTFFPLFILGLDGYTRRMYTYSESTGYGPLNMLSFIGALGLAIGFLVLVYNIYWSIRYSPRDENGDPWDARSLEWSTHSPVPVYNFAKVPTVNSLDAYWFSKKNNKPLTDDGPYEPIHMPSNSGQPFIMGVAFFFLGFFAVFSWWTPAIIAGLIVLGTMTYRTFERDHGYYISVEEIEQTEKALRGDK, encoded by the coding sequence ATGAAATGGGACGAATTTTTCGTAACCGGCGAACCGATGATTTACGCTGCGATGGCTAGCATTGTCCTCGTTTCCGTCGCCATAGTTGCGGGTCTAACCTATTTTAAAAAGTGGGGTTACCTTTGGAATGAATGGTTAACCACTGTTGATCATAAAAAAATTGGTGTCATGTATATTATCGCAGCCCTTCTCATGCTTTTCCGCGGAGGAGTCGATGCGTTATTGATGCGGGCGCAGACAGCCGTACCAGAGAACGGTTTGCTTAATGCGCAGCATTACAATGAAATCTTTACTACCCACGGACTTATCATGATTCTATTTATGGCGATGCCATTTATTATCGGTTTAATGAACGTGGTAATTCCGCTGCAAATCGGCGCGCGGGATGTTGCTTTCCCAAGATTAAACGCCGTCAGCTTTTGGTTATTCTTTTTCGGAGCTATGCTCCTAAATATCTCCTTTGTCATCGGGGGATCGCCTGATGCTGGATGGACGGCTTATTTCCCGTTAGCCGGACCAGAGTTTAGTGAAACAGTCGGAAACAACTACTACTCCATTTCCTTGCAAATTGCAGGACTTGGTACTTTAATGACAGGTATTAACTTTATCGTCACTATTTTAAAAATGCGGGCGCCTGGCATGACGTTAATGAAAATGCCAATGTTTACTTGGTCTGTATTAATCACTAACGTTATTATTGTTTTCGCTTTCCCTGTATTAACAGTAGCGCTTGCTTTAATGATGCTGGACCGCCAATTCGGCACACAGTTCTTCTCAATGGCAAACGGCGGAATGGACATGCTTTGGGCCAACCTCTTCTGGGTATGGGGACATCCTGAAGTCTATATTGTTATCCTTCCTGCCTTCGGTATTTACAGCGAAATCATCTCTGCTTTCGCTAGAAAAAATCTTTATGGCTACAAATCAATGGTTGCTAGTATGGTCGTCATCTCCATGCTTTCCTTCCTTGTATGGGCGCACCATTTCTATACAATGGGTCATGGAGCTATGGTTAACAACGTCTTCTCCATTACAACAATGGCGATTGCGATTCCAACCGGGGTTAAGATCTTCAACTGGCTCTTTACTTTGCGTAAAGGAAAGATCACATTTACTACTCCGATGCTTTACTCGCTCGCCTTTATTCCGATTTTCACAATCGGTGGGGTAACCGGAGTTATGCTTGCAATGGCAAGTGCCGATTATCAATATCATAATACGATGTTCCTTGTCGCTCACTTCCATTACGTATTAATTCCAGGAACCGTCTTTGCTGTTATTGCCGGATTCCATTTCTGGTTCCCGAAAGTGTTCGGATTCCGTTTAAACGAGCGCCTTGGTAAATTAGGCTTCTGGCTGATTGCTGTCAGCTTTAACGTTACCTTCTTCCCTCTATTTATTTTGGGACTGGATGGTTACACACGCCGTATGTACACATACTCAGAAAGCACTGGCTACGGCCCGTTAAATATGCTTTCCTTTATCGGTGCTCTCGGATTAGCAATCGGATTCCTTGTCCTTGTGTACAATATTTACTGGAGCATTCGCTACAGCCCTCGGGATGAAAACGGCGACCCTTGGGATGCAAGATCTTTGGAATGGAGCACACACAGCCCTGTTCCTGTCTATAACTTTGCAAAAGTGCCAACAGTTAATTCTCTTGATGCTTACTGGTTCTCTAAGAAAAACAACAAACCGCTTACAGATGATGGCCCATATGAACCGATTCACATGCCTAGCAACAGCGGTCAGCCGTTCATTATGGGGGTTGCCTTCTTCTTCTTAGGATTCTTTGCAGTCTTTAGCTGGTGGACTCCAGCCATCATTGCCGGATTAATTGTACTTGGAACAATGACTTACCGTACTTTCGAGCGTGATCACGGTTATTACATCTCAGTAGAAGAAATTGAACAGACTGAAAAAGCATTGCGAGGTGACAAATAA
- a CDS encoding RNA-guided endonuclease InsQ/TnpB family protein translates to MSQTITVKIKLLPTKEQDLTLTEMSKTYISTINDLVSEMVKEKKSTKKTSKNIGASLPSAVKNQAIKDAKSVFKKAKKTKLETIPVLKKPTCIWNNQNYSLDFTHISLPIMIDGKAKKTPIRALLIDKENRNFNLLKHKLGTLRITKKSNKWIAQISVTTPTPQKTGFKVMGVDLGLKVPAVAVTDDGKVRFFGNGRQNKYKKRKFRSVRKALGKKKKLNAIRSSKNKEQRWMKDQDHKVSRAIVNFAKENEISVIRIEQLANIRQTTRTSRKNEKNLHTWSFYRLSQFIEYKAKLEGIKVEYVNPVYTSQTCPHCSEKNKAQDRKYKCKCGFEKHRDLVGAMNIRCAPVIDGNSQSA, encoded by the coding sequence ATGTCACAAACAATCACTGTAAAAATCAAATTGCTACCTACTAAAGAACAGGATTTGACTTTGACCGAAATGAGTAAAACATACATTTCAACAATCAACGATCTTGTGTCTGAAATGGTAAAAGAAAAGAAAAGCACTAAGAAAACAAGTAAAAACATTGGTGCTTCTTTGCCCAGTGCGGTGAAAAACCAAGCAATTAAAGATGCGAAAAGTGTTTTCAAGAAGGCAAAGAAAACAAAACTTGAAACCATTCCAGTCTTAAAGAAACCTACGTGTATCTGGAACAACCAAAACTACTCTTTGGACTTCACTCATATTTCACTGCCGATCATGATTGACGGTAAAGCCAAGAAAACGCCTATTCGGGCTTTATTAATTGATAAGGAAAATCGAAATTTCAATTTGCTGAAACATAAGTTAGGCACATTGCGTATCACGAAAAAGTCAAATAAATGGATCGCACAAATTTCTGTCACTACGCCTACTCCTCAAAAAACGGGATTCAAGGTTATGGGAGTTGACTTAGGTTTAAAAGTTCCGGCTGTTGCAGTAACTGATGACGGAAAAGTGCGTTTCTTTGGTAACGGCAGACAGAATAAATATAAAAAGAGAAAGTTTCGTTCTGTTCGTAAAGCATTAGGCAAAAAGAAAAAATTAAATGCTATCCGCAGTTCAAAAAACAAGGAACAGCGTTGGATGAAAGATCAAGACCATAAAGTAAGTCGTGCGATTGTTAATTTTGCTAAAGAAAATGAAATCTCTGTCATTCGTATAGAACAATTAGCGAATATCAGACAGACGACAAGAACAAGTCGTAAAAACGAAAAGAATTTGCATACATGGTCCTTTTATCGTCTATCTCAATTTATTGAGTACAAGGCCAAGTTAGAAGGCATTAAGGTTGAATATGTGAATCCTGTTTATACGAGTCAAACATGTCCTCACTGTTCTGAAAAGAACAAAGCACAAGACCGTAAATACAAGTGTAAATGCGGATTCGAGAAACATCGTGATCTAGTAGGTGCTATGAATATTCGATGTGCACCTGTGATTGATGGTAATAGTCAATCAGCATAG
- a CDS encoding MarR family transcriptional regulator has translation MSKRPAPFNLAPEQNLVLMLLRQLDGLSQQEIAKRPNKDKTNVAHMAVNLEQKELIRKVYNHRDRRSLNIYLTDKDTGLSTDMIPSANKVNGLL, from the coding sequence ATGTCAAAAAGGCCGGCGCCTTTTAATCTCGCCCCAGAGCAAAATTTAGTACTGATGCTGCTCCGGCAACTAGATGGATTATCCCAGCAAGAAATTGCCAAAAGGCCGAATAAAGATAAAACAAATGTTGCCCATATGGCCGTTAACCTTGAGCAAAAAGAGCTTATTCGCAAGGTTTATAATCACAGAGACCGCCGCTCTTTGAACATTTATTTAACCGATAAAGACACCGGACTGAGCACTGATATGATTCCCAGTGCGAATAAAGTGAACGGGCTTCTTTAA
- a CDS encoding spore germination protein produces MPSIINIYSLKINNISNNGSINIGDALHNSHTANTKSQGANSSFGDISPTESNMENVFIDPDVNDMGDIANPANVNAAQL; encoded by the coding sequence ATGCCGTCTATTATTAATATCTACAGCTTAAAAATTAATAACATATCCAACAATGGTTCCATTAATATTGGAGACGCTTTGCACAATTCTCATACCGCCAATACAAAATCGCAAGGAGCCAATTCATCATTTGGTGACATTTCTCCGACTGAATCGAATATGGAAAACGTCTTTATCGATCCAGACGTAAATGATATGGGCGATATCGCCAACCCGGCAAATGTCAATGCGGCCCAGCTTTAG
- the qoxA gene encoding cytochrome aa3 quinol oxidase subunit II: MKKMRWLFLFAIFTISTVLTGCENPLLVLDPKGPQSKTLSDTIILSIFTMAGILLVVYILYAFVLTKYRASKLDADYEPPHEEGNKWLEIIWTLIPVIIVIFLSVVTVRSTGEVESVPKGYEKDKPLIIYASSSNWKWHFSYPEEGIETVNYVNLPVDRSVQFRLYSFGPITSFWIPQLAGQKYAMSDMVTRINLVADTPGSYMGKNSNFNGKGFAEMEFEAQAMTPADYQEWVNDVKETAPKLTEQEFDGLLKAHHVGRKTYNSTHLDFRPAPEGENGGHNHGGNQETEHQGHEGSQDAEHQGHESSQDAKHQGHESNQGSKDEGASNAQEAHH; the protein is encoded by the coding sequence ATGAAGAAAATGAGATGGCTGTTCTTATTTGCGATTTTCACTATTTCTACTGTGCTTACAGGCTGTGAAAATCCTTTATTAGTTTTGGATCCTAAAGGTCCTCAATCCAAAACTCTCTCTGATACAATCATACTCTCAATATTTACTATGGCTGGTATTTTGCTAGTGGTATATATCCTTTATGCCTTTGTGCTTACAAAATACCGCGCTTCTAAACTGGATGCGGATTATGAACCGCCGCACGAGGAAGGGAACAAATGGCTGGAAATTATTTGGACTCTTATTCCGGTCATTATCGTTATCTTCTTATCCGTTGTTACGGTCCGCTCTACAGGTGAAGTGGAAAGTGTACCAAAAGGATATGAAAAAGACAAACCGCTGATTATTTATGCCTCCTCTTCCAACTGGAAATGGCATTTCAGCTATCCGGAGGAAGGAATTGAAACAGTCAACTATGTAAACTTGCCTGTTGACCGTTCAGTGCAGTTCCGCTTGTATTCATTTGGACCTATTACAAGCTTCTGGATTCCGCAGCTTGCCGGACAGAAATATGCAATGAGTGATATGGTGACAAGAATCAACCTTGTCGCTGATACACCAGGATCTTACATGGGTAAGAACTCAAACTTTAACGGTAAAGGATTCGCAGAAATGGAATTTGAAGCACAAGCGATGACACCGGCCGATTATCAAGAATGGGTCAATGACGTTAAAGAAACAGCGCCAAAATTAACTGAACAAGAGTTTGATGGTCTGTTAAAAGCTCATCATGTCGGACGCAAAACATATAATTCTACCCACTTGGATTTCCGTCCTGCTCCTGAAGGAGAAAATGGCGGACATAATCATGGGGGCAATCAAGAGACTGAACATCAGGGGCATGAAGGCAGCCAAGATGCTGAACATCAGGGACATGAAAGCAGTCAAGATGCTAAACATCAAGGCCACGAGAGCAATCAAGGCTCCAAAGATGAAGGCGCTTCAAACGCTCAGGAGGCTCACCATTAA
- a CDS encoding FMN-dependent NADH-azoreductase, with amino-acid sequence MENILFIKANSRPADQAVSVQLYQAFLENFKASHPEASVTELDLFKENLPYYDTDKINGMFKLAKGLELTPEEEKAAAIVNKYLNQFLAADKVVIAFPLWNFSVPAVLHTYFDYLCQAGKTFRYTAEGPVGLLSDKKVALLNARGGIYSKGPAAASEMSLHYVKTLLSFMGIHDITTVIVEGHNQFPDKAADIIADGIQTASETAKLF; translated from the coding sequence ATGGAAAACATATTATTTATTAAAGCAAATTCCCGGCCCGCAGACCAGGCCGTAAGTGTTCAACTTTACCAAGCCTTTCTTGAAAACTTCAAGGCCTCTCATCCGGAGGCGTCCGTCACAGAGCTCGATTTATTTAAAGAAAACCTTCCCTACTATGATACCGACAAAATTAACGGGATGTTTAAGCTTGCAAAAGGACTGGAATTAACACCAGAAGAAGAGAAAGCCGCTGCGATTGTCAATAAGTATCTGAATCAATTTCTTGCAGCGGATAAAGTGGTCATCGCTTTCCCACTGTGGAACTTCTCGGTACCGGCTGTCTTGCACACCTATTTTGACTATTTATGCCAAGCAGGCAAGACGTTCCGCTACACAGCGGAAGGACCGGTCGGCCTGCTTTCCGACAAAAAAGTCGCTCTATTAAATGCCAGAGGAGGCATCTATTCGAAAGGACCGGCAGCTGCTTCGGAAATGTCCCTCCATTATGTGAAGACGCTTCTGTCCTTCATGGGCATTCACGATATTACTACTGTGATCGTGGAAGGACATAATCAATTCCCCGATAAAGCAGCCGATATTATTGCGGACGGCATCCAAACAGCGTCCGAAACCGCCAAGCTTTTTTAA
- a CDS encoding DUF3817 domain-containing protein, whose amino-acid sequence MLKTPIGKLRFMGYFEGISLLILLFIAMPLKYGADMPEAVRIVGSIHGALFIVYCLVIAYVTLKIKWDIIWAAVSVIVAFIPFGNFILDKKLRELDAK is encoded by the coding sequence ATGCTAAAGACACCTATAGGGAAATTAAGGTTTATGGGCTATTTTGAAGGCATCTCTCTCTTAATCTTGTTATTTATCGCTATGCCGCTTAAGTACGGAGCCGATATGCCTGAAGCCGTCCGAATTGTCGGCTCCATTCATGGCGCGTTATTTATCGTGTATTGTCTGGTGATTGCCTACGTTACCTTAAAAATCAAATGGGATATAATTTGGGCGGCAGTTTCCGTTATCGTTGCCTTTATTCCATTCGGCAACTTTATTCTGGACAAGAAACTGCGCGAGCTGGACGCAAAGTAA
- the tnpA gene encoding IS200/IS605 family transposase — MEDYRRTTTTVSFINYHFVFCPRYRRKIFLDNKVEKRFKEMVHEICEPLKIQVIALECDKDHAHMFLNVLPTLSPANIMAKIKGVTSKQLREEFPHLRHLPSLWTRSYFVSTAGNVSSQTIKRYVEQQKTRG; from the coding sequence ATGGAAGATTATAGAAGAACTACTACAACCGTATCATTCATTAACTATCATTTTGTGTTTTGTCCTCGATACAGAAGAAAAATATTTCTTGACAACAAGGTAGAAAAGAGATTCAAAGAAATGGTGCACGAAATATGCGAACCACTAAAAATACAAGTGATTGCTTTAGAATGTGACAAAGACCATGCACACATGTTTCTCAATGTACTACCTACACTAAGCCCTGCAAACATCATGGCAAAAATCAAAGGAGTGACATCTAAACAGTTGCGAGAAGAATTTCCGCACCTGCGACACCTGCCAAGTTTGTGGACACGTTCTTATTTTGTTTCTACTGCTGGAAACGTATCAAGTCAAACTATAAAGCGATATGTTGAACAACAAAAAACAAGGGGGTGA
- a CDS encoding Hsp20/alpha crystallin family protein has product MFPFKPPFSSNKEWQKWVNQFNDGEIERYVQDVLAKTLPDSLQAHQKHFDFLKNAPFSPAQDQEVIPDNSPPPIHISVFETHEDVYVKIPLQDPAALSSLKIYHTSNQTILEGLPGTEDKKIVILPAVVKKKGATANFKDGILQLKIPKEIDLQYSEIDVSELEE; this is encoded by the coding sequence ATGTTTCCTTTTAAACCCCCATTCTCCTCAAATAAGGAGTGGCAAAAATGGGTGAATCAATTCAATGATGGCGAAATTGAACGGTATGTTCAGGATGTGCTGGCCAAAACTCTGCCCGATTCGCTGCAAGCCCATCAAAAGCATTTCGACTTTTTAAAGAACGCTCCGTTTTCTCCTGCACAAGATCAAGAAGTGATCCCAGACAACAGCCCTCCCCCCATTCATATTTCGGTCTTTGAAACCCATGAGGACGTCTATGTGAAAATTCCATTACAAGATCCGGCAGCCTTATCCAGTTTAAAAATATACCATACCTCCAATCAAACGATTTTAGAAGGACTCCCGGGAACAGAAGACAAAAAGATCGTCATATTGCCGGCGGTTGTAAAGAAAAAAGGCGCAACCGCTAATTTTAAAGATGGCATCCTTCAACTGAAAATACCGAAAGAAATTGATTTGCAATACTCTGAAATCGATGTAAGCGAATTAGAAGAATAA
- a CDS encoding spore germination protein, which produces MPFMINILNMKTNGVTQNGNIDIGATVHNSHTANTKFVGGNISLGDCSFSNSLMGNQMLDTDVSDQDQIMNPSLPMTYQI; this is translated from the coding sequence ATGCCTTTTATGATTAATATACTGAACATGAAGACGAACGGAGTGACTCAAAACGGAAATATTGATATCGGCGCTACTGTTCATAACAGCCATACCGCCAATACAAAATTTGTCGGCGGAAATATATCATTAGGAGATTGTTCATTTTCTAATTCTTTGATGGGCAATCAAATGCTTGATACGGATGTGAGTGATCAGGATCAAATTATGAATCCATCCTTGCCAATGACCTACCAAATCTAA
- a CDS encoding beta-carotene 15,15'-monooxygenase yields MIWIGKAKPMWLFMLALIICSNFMVYQTSVGSKILPEDTQSIVLGSMLDFIILLPLFIMLYRDKFTFKSAIILSALGCILIRFLIPPSLLGPYEMIVWIGIIVEGCIILLELLLIITFVRYMPKILNEVKKSTLPVAFSFSQAVEQYVRNNSIIQMICSELLMLYYAFSSWKNTEPIGITMYKKSNFIAFQIMMMHAIIVETIGVHYWLHEKAPILSIILLALNIYSVIFFLADIQALRLNPIYFANESFYLSLGLMKRAKIDYSNVECMIEDSAVLERKLTKDTIDFVIRDFEKVYPDVILKMKTPQKVILFMGFEKEYNYVAIKSDAPSELKMHIKNNMG; encoded by the coding sequence ATGATTTGGATTGGGAAAGCAAAGCCAATGTGGCTCTTTATGCTCGCTTTAATTATTTGTAGTAACTTTATGGTATATCAAACTTCAGTCGGATCAAAGATTTTACCCGAAGATACGCAATCTATTGTGCTAGGTTCAATGTTAGATTTTATTATTTTATTGCCTTTATTCATTATGCTATATCGCGATAAATTCACATTCAAATCAGCAATTATTTTATCGGCACTAGGGTGTATTTTAATTCGTTTTCTTATACCCCCTTCGTTGTTAGGGCCTTATGAAATGATTGTTTGGATTGGCATCATTGTAGAAGGTTGTATTATTCTTTTAGAGCTTTTATTAATCATCACATTTGTTCGTTATATGCCGAAGATATTAAATGAAGTAAAGAAAAGTACTCTCCCTGTCGCTTTTTCCTTCTCGCAAGCAGTAGAGCAATACGTGCGAAATAACTCAATTATCCAAATGATCTGTTCTGAATTGCTTATGCTCTATTATGCATTCAGTAGCTGGAAAAATACAGAACCAATAGGAATTACTATGTATAAAAAATCGAACTTTATTGCATTTCAAATCATGATGATGCACGCCATTATAGTAGAAACGATAGGGGTACATTATTGGCTACATGAAAAAGCGCCAATTTTATCGATAATTTTATTAGCTTTAAATATTTACTCGGTTATTTTTTTCTTAGCGGACATACAAGCTTTGCGTTTAAATCCAATTTATTTCGCTAACGAATCATTTTATCTGTCATTAGGTTTAATGAAACGTGCAAAAATTGACTATTCTAATGTTGAATGTATGATTGAGGATTCAGCTGTTTTAGAACGTAAACTGACAAAGGATACTATTGACTTTGTGATACGTGATTTTGAAAAGGTATATCCAGATGTGATTTTAAAAATGAAAACCCCACAAAAAGTGATACTTTTTATGGGATTTGAAAAAGAATATAATTATGTAGCAATTAAATCAGATGCTCCTAGTGAACTGAAAATGCATATTAAAAATAATATGGGATAG
- a CDS encoding molybdopterin molybdotransferase MoeA, which translates to MVEKRKPIPVRDAIEAIMTRVKPLRAETVSLEESYGRILAEPIIATEDVPAFTRSPYDGFAIRAEDSEGASGEYRKQFTVIDHIGAGEVCRKPLAKGEAVRIMTGAPLPDDANAVVMLEQTVESGNTFTVRKAFHANENVSMRGEEAKKGEVLLDAGHFIHPGVIALLATFGYDRVKVSAKPLVGILATGSELVDVSQPLEPGKIRNSNGPMIAAQLKRIGVESRSYGMKEDDLEACLQIVKTALEEADCLITTGGVSVGDFDYLPEIYKRLGAEVLFNKVAMRPGSVTTVTHADGKLLFGLSGNPSACFSGFELFARPALLKMMGSRKPFLPYAKAVLAEDFTKANPFTRFVRAVYQETPEGAKVAPAGFNKSSAVSSIAKGNAMIVLPGGTRGFQAGDEVDVLLLGLDEGAENWMI; encoded by the coding sequence ATGGTAGAGAAAAGAAAGCCGATACCGGTACGCGATGCGATTGAAGCCATTATGACAAGAGTGAAGCCGCTGCGGGCAGAAACGGTTTCGTTAGAGGAGAGCTATGGGCGGATACTGGCTGAGCCGATTATTGCCACAGAGGATGTACCAGCTTTTACGCGCTCTCCATACGACGGATTCGCGATCCGCGCAGAGGATTCAGAAGGAGCCTCCGGTGAGTATCGCAAGCAATTTACAGTCATCGACCATATTGGAGCGGGAGAGGTTTGCCGTAAGCCCTTAGCTAAAGGAGAAGCGGTGCGGATTATGACTGGCGCTCCATTGCCTGACGATGCGAACGCCGTCGTGATGCTTGAACAAACGGTGGAGAGCGGAAATACCTTTACGGTCCGTAAAGCTTTTCACGCGAATGAAAACGTATCGATGCGGGGTGAAGAAGCGAAGAAGGGTGAGGTCTTACTGGACGCAGGCCATTTTATCCATCCCGGAGTTATCGCGCTATTAGCTACTTTCGGCTATGACAGAGTGAAGGTGTCCGCAAAGCCGCTTGTCGGCATTTTAGCTACAGGCAGTGAGCTTGTCGATGTCAGCCAGCCATTAGAGCCGGGAAAAATAAGAAATAGCAACGGTCCCATGATCGCTGCCCAGTTAAAGAGAATTGGAGTTGAGAGCCGCTCGTATGGCATGAAAGAAGATGATTTGGAAGCTTGCCTGCAAATCGTCAAAACCGCCTTGGAAGAAGCCGACTGTTTAATTACGACAGGGGGCGTATCTGTTGGTGACTTTGATTATCTCCCAGAGATTTATAAGCGGTTGGGCGCCGAAGTGCTATTTAATAAAGTGGCGATGCGTCCGGGCAGCGTGACAACCGTAACGCATGCAGACGGCAAACTGTTATTCGGCCTTTCCGGAAACCCATCCGCCTGCTTCAGCGGGTTTGAATTGTTTGCCCGTCCGGCCTTGCTGAAAATGATGGGGTCGCGCAAACCGTTCCTGCCTTATGCCAAAGCTGTGCTAGCTGAAGATTTCACCAAAGCCAATCCGTTTACGAGATTTGTCCGGGCGGTGTATCAAGAAACACCAGAAGGAGCGAAGGTCGCGCCCGCGGGGTTCAATAAATCCAGCGCGGTCTCCTCGATTGCCAAGGGAAATGCAATGATTGTTCTGCCGGGCGGAACGAGAGGCTTCCAGGCGGGAGATGAGGTAGACGTTTTACTGCTCGGTCTGGATGAAGGGGCAGAGAACTGGATGATCTAA
- a CDS encoding MogA/MoaB family molybdenum cofactor biosynthesis protein, translating to MSQHFQLKKEVSIAVLTVSDTRTETTDKGGALVRKLAAEAGFTVKESAIVADDLSAIQEQVSRWLSREDVDAIITTGGTGIAKRDVTLEAVRPLYEKEIDGFGELFRYLSFTEDVGTRALLSRASAGVVGEKVIFALPGSTGAVKLAMNKLISLELEHIVYEITKHRME from the coding sequence ATGTCACAGCATTTTCAATTAAAAAAGGAAGTAAGCATTGCTGTTTTGACCGTAAGCGATACGAGGACTGAGACAACCGATAAAGGGGGAGCGCTCGTCCGAAAGCTAGCTGCTGAAGCAGGATTTACAGTGAAGGAATCGGCGATAGTGGCGGATGATCTTAGCGCTATTCAAGAACAAGTCTCCCGATGGCTGAGCCGGGAAGATGTCGATGCCATCATTACAACGGGCGGCACTGGTATTGCCAAGCGGGATGTGACGCTTGAGGCGGTGCGTCCTTTATATGAAAAAGAGATCGACGGATTTGGCGAGCTTTTCCGTTATTTAAGTTTTACGGAGGATGTGGGAACGCGAGCTCTTCTAAGCCGGGCGAGCGCCGGTGTTGTTGGGGAGAAAGTAATCTTTGCGCTTCCAGGATCAACAGGGGCAGTCAAATTAGCCATGAACAAATTGATTTCTTTAGAATTAGAGCATATCGTTTACGAAATAACGAAGCATAGAATGGAGTAA
- a CDS encoding Hsp20/alpha crystallin family protein, protein MDIEKFKQWMNVAQQYHSGEFWNSVFEQVQPKPSVRKQAESVPAVDIFADNSQIVLIIELPGLTKEDVQLSVTGNTLTIQGQVKQMLNGEFLLNERYYGEFKRTIQLPEPVESKNVSAKFYHGLLILSYYRSYAREEPIFID, encoded by the coding sequence TTGGATATAGAAAAGTTCAAGCAATGGATGAATGTCGCCCAGCAATATCATTCAGGCGAATTTTGGAACTCTGTCTTTGAGCAGGTACAACCTAAACCGAGTGTCCGAAAGCAAGCGGAATCCGTCCCTGCTGTTGACATTTTCGCAGATAATTCTCAGATTGTGCTGATCATTGAGCTCCCTGGCCTGACAAAAGAAGATGTGCAATTATCGGTTACCGGGAACACACTGACGATTCAAGGGCAAGTGAAACAAATGCTTAACGGAGAATTTCTGCTAAATGAGCGCTATTATGGTGAATTCAAGCGAACGATTCAACTCCCGGAACCGGTTGAAAGCAAAAATGTATCCGCAAAATTTTACCACGGTCTTCTTATACTTAGTTATTATCGTTCATATGCCCGGGAGGAACCTATTTTTATCGACTAG
- a CDS encoding MarR family winged helix-turn-helix transcriptional regulator, with product MKELVGKINSLQAQLNMQLASKYEKHIDNQLTAKQVLVLELIRSGVTSTKDLADSLNVSTSAVSQLLNKLEAHEYIIRTIDKENRRKIKLQLTEKSEKYFEQMILLEKEMNENLYGLLPIEDLQHLARILEQLIKLAGDE from the coding sequence TTGAAAGAACTTGTTGGAAAAATAAATAGTTTACAAGCACAGTTGAATATGCAATTAGCAAGTAAATATGAGAAGCATATCGATAATCAATTAACAGCAAAACAAGTGTTAGTATTAGAATTAATTCGCTCTGGTGTTACTTCAACAAAAGATTTGGCAGATAGCTTAAACGTTTCAACGAGTGCGGTCAGTCAATTATTAAACAAGCTCGAAGCTCATGAGTATATTATTAGAACAATTGACAAAGAAAATCGAAGAAAAATAAAACTCCAATTAACTGAGAAAAGTGAAAAGTATTTTGAGCAAATGATATTACTAGAAAAAGAAATGAATGAAAATCTATATGGGCTACTACCAATAGAAGATTTACAGCATTTAGCACGTATACTTGAACAATTGATAAAGCTAGCGGGAGATGAATAA